The Mya arenaria isolate MELC-2E11 chromosome 16, ASM2691426v1 genome includes a window with the following:
- the LOC128221870 gene encoding uncharacterized protein LOC128221870, which translates to MLKLTVPYTDMDFKYLICLFFTICTVSEVLPLECYQCASVTTSNCGDPFISEGVTTTNCVGVCTKIIIDENIAFDDGDIVRDCLTSDYRYSGDKCEQASALGYEGKVCLCKSDHCNGVGSTSATWSSIVLTAILFSNHIVSWM; encoded by the exons ATGTTAAAACTTACTGTGCCGTATACTGAcatggattttaaatatttaatttgtttgtttttcacaaTTTGCACAG TGTCAGAGGTTCTGCCTTTGGAATGTTACCAATGCGCTTCGGTAACCACGTCAaattgtggagatcctttcatATCAGAAGGCGTAACCACTACGAATTGCGTCGGGGTGTGCACGAAAATAATAATCGACGAAAACATAGCTTTCGATGACGGAG ATATAGTGAGAGATTGCCTCACAAGCGACTACAGATATAGCGGAGATAAATGCGAACAGGCTTCCGCGCTTGGCTACGAAGGCAAAGTCTGCTTGTGCAAGTCCGATCATTGCAATGGTGTCGGCTCGACATCAGCTACTTGGAGTAGTATTGTTCTAACAGCCATTTTGTTCTCCAATCACATTGTATCTTGGATGTAA